The genomic region CTCATGAGCAAGTTGCAGACTATGGAGGACACAGAGACCAGACTCTATGGGGCAATCAAAAACCTTCAGCTGGAGAAACTCAGAATTAATGAGCAGCATGAAGAAGAGTTTGAAGCCCTGAGACTGCAGCTGCAAGACCGTCTCTGCTCTGAGCTCCAGGCTGCTTCTGAAGGGAGTtcaccagacccacacacacctgTGGAGAGTCTGGAGACAGATCCTACTCAGAATTGTCAGACGGACACAGACACTTGTCCTCcgactgaaatctgtcacgagtcAGAACTGGTTGGGTCTGTAAGTCTCCATGATGACGACTGTCCACCTAAAGAGGACCGTCCACAGACAGTCAGACACCAGAAGAGTGTTTCTATGTGGAGACGCTTTAAAAAGTTTATGACTCCGGCGTGTCGACGGAAACACAAAACCACGTCATAAACAGATCACGTGACTGGTTgaacccccccaacacacacagccAGAGGAAAAAAACGGGGCTGCATGTTGGAGACGATGTAGAAAGTTTAGCTTCACAGCGAGGTCACCGGTTCAAATCCTTTCCATGTGAAGTTAGCATTTTCTCCCTCatgtatgcgtgggttttctccgggtgctccggttccccccacacGTCTCTggctgtgagtgagtgagtgagtgagtgagtgagtgagtgagtgagtgagtgaatgcgtgagtgagtgagttagggctgggcgatatcacCCAAAGTCATAATAACGGTATAAAGAGGATGTCACCTAGATAACGATACATGGACGATAGCTACAGGCACACGCAGAAACAAAaggtgtcacatgtattacgctgagtcaatggccgtgttcgagttgagccgcgcctcgcctggaaaagagacgagagcagacggacgcagcagggggagtggctgaaagccggcgtttaagtcggacagatttgcctacatgtgtagctcgcgggtgacgatgggtgaagatatcgcgttagagttcatagtttaattttttattttaattctggtgcctgttagcaaccgaaacacatcctcacatgcttgtggatatcatatgttgTAGACATGTGCACATGAAGGCATGACTGTTGTaaaaagtaaaggttatcagctgtagttttaGTGTGCTCACAGGAAACGTGGCAAAAGAAGACAAAACACGTTTCTCACATGGCCTGCAAAGAGCTCCGTGAGTTGAcgccacttctcccggcatgcaacagttcaaatcaactggcaccatcttggcaggcagttgcCCGCAGTTAGGCTATTGTTATTTTCAGAAAACCCAAACTAGAAACCCCAGGATGCCATAACAGACGCGGACAAGATGAGGGAAGAGCCGAATTCCCCGAGATCCTGAACAcagcaaacattggatcattgcaataaaacgcgctagtgaccgggctaaaatgaaactgtgggatcccgggaGCAAAAGTTTTTCAGtacgcagcgaccacttcatatcaggtagttAAACCTGGATCAAGatgggaaccaatcagatcttagatcaggtgagagccaggcgtttcccatcacgcCCTAGGTTTTTCAGCCGGTGGAGAACAACTGCAGAattttgctccaaaatctgctgccgccttgatctcacgatgcctacgtaggcatggtgtaagagcaagtcggacacaaatctaaccggcatgcactgcgcgccgatcaccggtgatctaatctgcgcggaACTGGCTTATCTCAACCACggccatttttacgtgactcaaggcggtacagcttcttaaagggacatgaacgttgccaaccatcacacatattttctttttttaatgatacaatttattgacatggcaaaatgatctcgataagagtcagacatttcgataacacattttttatgtattgcccagccctagagtgagtgagtgagtgagtgagtgaatgagtgagtgagcgagcgagtgagtgagtgagtgagtgagtgagtgagtcccaTCCGCTGAATCACCACCTTAACGCGGTGGCTGGGTTTGTGCATCTCTATGAAGGCTGAAGGCTGTTGTGTCGGGGTCTCGGCTCCAGGTGACTCTACCCTGGCAGAGCTTTCTCAGCTGAGAGGTCAGACTAAGAGTGATTCAAAGACTTATTTTATAGAAAGCCATGaaaagggcgtggctggtctgtgggtcttcggaggcagcagacaggtaccaaatagccaagcggggtgcagcagtggcagttgccgaggcaaaatctcgggcgtgggaggagtttggtgaggccatggagaaagactatcgatcggctccaaagaggttctggcaaactgtccggcgcctcaggagaggaaggcagcaactcgctcacactgtttacagtggggatggggagctgctgacatcaactggcgCTATAGTCGGAcgttggaaggaatactttgaggagctcctcaatcccacctacatgcATTCCGAGgatgaaccagagccaggagacctggggatggactgtccaatctctggggcagaagttgctgaggtagtcaaacaactacacagcggcggagccccgggggcggatgaggttcgacctgggtatctcaaggctatggatgttgtagggctgccgtggttgacacgtctctgcaacattgcgtggtcatcgggggcagttcctagggagtggcagaccggggtggtggtccccatctttaagaagggtgacctgagggtgtgctccaactatagggggatcacactcctcagcctccctggaaaggtctactccaaggtactggagaggagggtccgatcgatagttgaatctcagattgaggaggagcaatgtggttttcgtcctggccgtggaactgtggaccagctctatacccttgcaagggtgatggagggggcatgggagtttgcccaaccaacccacatgtgctttgtggatttggagaaggcttatgaccgtgtccccaggggcaccctgtgggggacgctccaggagtatggggtgggtggctttctgttaagggccattcattcaggagcgtgagtttggtccgcatagccggtagtaagtcagacctgttcccggtgagggttggactccgccagggctgccctttgtcaccggttctgttcattacctttatggacagaatttccaggcgcagccgtggtgtggagtgtgtcaagtttggtggcaggagaatctcgtctctgcttttgcggatggtgtggtcctcctagcttcatccagctctgaccttcagctcttgctgggttggTTTGCGAGtgagaagcggctgggatgaggatcagcacctccaaatctgagaacaTGGTTCTCGACCGAAAAAGGGTTGCTTGCCAAATCCGGGTCGGGAGagcggtcctacctcaagtggaggagtttaagtttctcggggtcttattcacgagtgagggtaggagggatcagaagatcgacaggcggattggttcagcgtctgcagtgatgcggacactgagccgatctgtcgtggtgaagagggagctgagccagaaagccagtctctcgatttaccggtcgatctacgtcccaatcctcacctatggtcatgagctttgggtaatgaccgaaagaacgagatcgcggatacaagcgggcgaaatgagtttcctccatagggtggccgggctcagccctagagatagggtgaggagctcggacattcgggagggactcggagtagaaccgctgctcctccggatcgaaaggagtcagttgaggtggattgggcatctggtcaggatgcctccaggacgcctccccgtggaggtgtttcgggcatgtcctgccggcaggaggcctgcgggtcgacccaggacacgttggagaggttacatctctaatctggtccgagaacgccttggggtcctgccggaggagttggtggaggtggccggggagaggacggtctggagctccctagttgggatgcttcccccacgacctggacccggataagcggaggaagacaacgacgacatGAATGATGCTTTTGTCACACACCACACCCACTTAGGTGTTGACCATGGCATGCACTGTTTTCCTGGGGCTGTTTAGTGATTGTGCAGCAGAGAAATCAATAATTATCAAAAATCATTGAATCATTTCTCATGGGTGCgtgctagggctgcacaattaatcgtgatctcaattcaaAATGACAACGATTTTAAGCAGCTGGCTAGATAAAAAAGGACTGTGTTCTCCGTTCTGGTCCTGCCATGGTCAACAACAAtcatgttgtcattttaaatgttatattttgTTAAAAACTGTGGTTTACATTTTAAGAAACATGCCTATTACCTACCTCTCTCTTCATCAGCGTTTAACTTATTCAAAAGTTGTgtacttaaccctctcaggctcaaaataagttttgataaaaggatgaacaactaagtgcttcaggggtacttctgagttaaaaatgctcatgaaatacgtacgtggagtaaccaggtaggtaggttttaacacctgcctccagagggttaagagacGACGAGAGACatttattgttttcatgttcagcaacaGCTGTTATAAAGCTGATGTGCACGTAATCAGTGCAATAAACACTTATTctggaaaaaaaaatcatgagagAATTGGGATCTCACTTCTAAGCAAAATCCTGATTCtcattttaaccagaactgtgcagCCCTAGTGTGCGCATGTCTCAATCTGCCTAGCCAGCTAAAACTCTGACGTACGTGCAGCCAATTACTCTTCTCCACCAGAGAAAATGATCTCTTGATTAGAAGTGTGCATCCCCACAAATGTTACATATGATCTTGCGTTTGGGCCTCTATAGCTGCATTCTTGTGCTGGCGGGCAGGCCCCCTTTCACTGTTCTGGAAGGAGATGGACTCTGGTTCACTTTTTTGCAATCAAAGACTTTCCATATTTCCGCTCTCAAGATGATGCCCTGCACGACTCGGTGCTTTGTTAAATTGCTGCTATTCCTGATTTTGGCTGCACAAATCTTCTTGCTGGTGGTGCATTTAGCCGCAGAATTTTTTAGTATTTCATCTGCGAACTGCAGAGAAGTGTTGTTGAAAGGAGACGCGTCTCCTCCACTCATAACGTGACTTGGGTTCAGTCATGTGAGCCTCGGTCGCACATTGGGACATTTTAATACTTTTATTCTGATATCGGTACCTACCAAATGTTTTCACTCAGTCTCAAAGAGGCCCAGAGTTCTGGCACCCAAACCTGGGCGTCAGCAGGGGCGGACTAGCCATCTGTGGATTTTGGAGAATCACAGAAAGGCCGGTACTCCAAGACATCCGACGAGCCGGCCAGCTACTCTTCACGCACACTGTCATcactgcgcccccccccccccacacacacactaatatgtTACACACTCCAGTACTGTAGGTGGCAGCAGTGTACCTCTAGGTTGGATGCCAGCTGCACTGGCTGTGGCCGCCAGGTAAAGAGAAGAAGTGACAGAGGAGACAAAGACGTTGGAAAGAAAGAAACGATGCAAAACACAGCTGAAagtaaaaaaggaaagaaaacggTGGGGCTGAGAAGGCAAgagaacagtcccagtccatattagatctcacattcggccaaGAGACAagtccgcgggcggcaacaccccccacccccaccgctctcccaatggggagggccgactgagggccgacgattcgtaaaaattcCAGggtcgaattttggtcccagtccacccctgtatatatatgtaaatattccATTTAATGCAGCATTATTGTTGCAAAGTTTCCACTCGCTGATTACTTTGGGCCAGGCCTAGTCAAAGCCCTGGACTTTTTTTTAGACCCAGTCCGTCCCTGGGCGTCAGTCACCCTTTCTCGTGGTCTGCTGAGCTTTTCTGCATTTCTCCTCCGCTGGAGGTCTGTGTGGTCTGTGTTATGTTTACCGTGTTGTATTGCTGCTGTAGTGCAGAAGCTGAAAACGTCAGGTGGTAAGAGTATTTTTACCCGAGGCTGCGCTGCGTTCTCAATTATTGGTTCCATCACTTTATTTATGCTATTATGTCCAAATTCCTAAATTCAATGCTCTTAAGACTCTTTAAGACCCTGCGGAAACCCTTGGGCgacattaaagtgacaatgtgtagtttttaccattaatttctggaaacatccatcaaaatgttgttgaaaaagaatgaaatgatgcccagttgttgaaaaatactggaCGGCTTTGTAAcatctaaccataaaaatctggtcttaaGTACATGGGAGCTGGTGTAAGTCTCTGGGCGGCACCAAATTAGACATCATGGTTCCttttacaggagcccatgaggacaaaatgcatttactgggtgtgtccgaatccacaggaaggatgcttatgagtacgggtcctcgccggtctagcaagaccgggtccttgaagaccgctaaaagcggaagtcagcggctctgaattcggacagtctagccttcaactctacggtggcccgtaggtcccgtcacagccgtggcggaagctacacgcaaaggaaaaatgctaaagctagtgaaaatggagcaggaatattaaggagctacagcagcttcacgtccatcagcagcgtttgttcacaaacgttttcaggtaaagtaactttgtttattctagaagctttcaggacttacatgttaactttagatggtttcatgtatgttttaagctacagaatgaacttgttaaacatacacaacacagtactacagagtattatcatgtaggtaattaatataaaccacatgcattataaatgttgaatgcagtcggatgttttctaatgtaaattggaccttagaacttattttgtatcaaatgagggtaaaacgttttcaaaaaactggctttttaataaaatagcattgaagtgttttcaatgtaagtttgtttattcaacttaagcctaataatgattagatctgtcttaaaaatgtaaattctctgtagttttccctgctgcttttctttaaactgaacagaaccagtgtactgcaggttatatgttttatttttcatttaaaaaacaaacaaacaattttttaaatctattacaggtcagcatgcactgtgctgcacatctgcatcggtgctggtgaagttgtgggtctggaggatgagtgtgaggaagatgtgtgcggaggaggtcagtggtgctctgtcctgcaggaggtaccagcagaccaccactactgttaacaggcaagtcattcacagagatgtaacagccgtcgtctgagccagcccagcaggccctgtagatggacgatggagtggacagtgagaggaagcgtcccaaagctctctgcagaccgtcctgtatgatgttcctctgaccagaaacgtccagccacgggtctgctccagccctccatccaggtctggatcctcctgcagcagatccagctgcactgttaaagacttcctgctcactcagtttaaataaatgatccaggaagagtcacccaGGTTAATCCtgttttaaccgtacataactggtccatactggttttgatctgtaaataagtttaaagtattataaataatcttgtctccttaccatcttttcattttctgttcatgtaacatgttcaaaaacatctgtaatgataaaactggtgataaaatcaatgaccagaaagagttatcagttagtatttgttttaataaacgtgttcaaatatcaaacagctaaataacattaacatgatgacagtagaaggcctctctcccaggatgaccaacaggtaaagcctctcctgaccctggacacctgcagtcctacagagaaaatcagaccacaggtgacaaaaaggcaataagcacatttttacatttatccacacgagaagataaaaattatattcttcacacaaactttttacttcattaaaacgtgtcagctgtaaatccctgaatgtaaaactacttttcacagcagaacttctgtggttgtgtgtaaacagcttcactcttcacctctaagcttaataaaaacgcttctttgctttgtcgtccttaaaacaaatgagaaGTTTaattagccacacacacacacacacacacacacacacacacacacacacacacacacacacacacacacacacacacacacacacacacacacacacacacacacacacacactgattaagGGGTCTTACTTCTATAAAAGTGTTTATTCTCTGCTTTGCCAAACTGAAGTGAAGACTGTGATTTGACCCTAAACTGTCAGAAGTAAATCAGCCCCATTCAAACCAGTTTAGACAAGAAGAGTATAAACAGAGATGACGCAGACTCCTTGTAATGCCAGCAGCTTCAGACAAACCTGTGTCCACAGAGAGAGGAGCATCAGCGCTCTGAGCTCATCCTCCACACATCAAACTGTAATCGGAGACACGACAAGCGCCGTTTGCTCTGCTGCTCTATTTCTGAGCTCCTGCTGAAGACGGCTCTGGTTTCGGTTTAGATCTGAGTTTATCCGTCACAGAGCTGGAGTTTAGGGGACACATAGGTGTGAGTCCACAgggtcatccattcattcatttgcTTTAAACAGGTCCTATATTCAAACCAACAACAAGTTCAAACAGTGATCTGCTGCATAACTCTTGGCAGTCCTCTGATGTCATCAAAGCGATCGTTTCTACATCGGTTGTTACTCGGTGGACTTTGTCGGTTTAGTGTAACGGTCAGCGCTGATCTTTGGGTGTTAACACAAACTCCATAAGTCAAGGGCCAGTGTCTTGATGATCAGAACAGGGCACGCCTGACCTCGCTGGCATATGCTGAcaggctcagtgagctcatggggTTTAAATAACAGGCAGGGAGTCACAGCGGAGGTATTTAAGGCGCTGCCGCTCAGGGTCTCAAAGGAGGATTCAGTCTGAGGAAGCGGAGGAGGCTAAAGATTCCCAGTCAGAGGAAAGGAAGACAAACCGTAGGAGCTGTTTGGCAGTGCGGTCATGGCGTCCCGGTTTGCAGCTCTGAGCAACCTGTTTGACGTGGACTCTCTCCTCAGCCAGGAGCAACTGCTGTGGCCGCTGCACCATGAAGCTCTTTCCTCTGTACAGAAGAACTTCTTCAACCAAAGAGCCAAGATGGCTGAAAGTCTCTGCAGAGAACTCTTCCATGGCCCCCAGCTGCTCTCATTTAACCCGTTTTCTGTCATGCACTCTACATTAGCCAGGTACGTTCCAAATCTCAGCTCTGACCCACAGTATACGTGAAAATATGTTCGATCTTTTCTGACCTCAGAGCATCAGGATCTGATTCTGACCCATTTCTGTGATTCTTCCAGGCAGAGTGATGACAGAGAGCTGGACTCGGACAGCACAGAGCAGCATGAGGACACCAGCGACAAAAAGGTGGATCTCCTGGTCACTTTAGACGCTCGCGGTTATGCTCCCAATGACATCACTGTCAAACTGGATGGGCGGAGCCTGGCGATAACGGCCATTAAGCAAACCGGAGAGGAGGAAATCcagtcctgctcctcctcctcctcttctgcttCTTGCTCCTCTTCAGCTTCAGCTCAGATGAGCTTTGTGCAGAATATAAACCTGCCTGCTCACCTGGATCTGTGCAGGCTCTCCTGTTGCCTGATGGACGATGGGCAGCTCCGAATCCATGCCCCGGTGAACAAGCAACCAATCAACAAGGAGCATACGGTTCCCACTCGTTACAGGACATCATTGGAATTTCCCATCACCAAAGATGACGAGGCGCTAAAAGACTAATGCCCcccgtcaacacacacacacacacacacacacacacacacacacacacacacacacacacacacacacacacacacacacacacacacacatacacgcacgcacacacacacgcacgcacgcacacacacacgcacacacacacacgcacacacacgcgcgcacacacacacacacgcacgcacacacaagtaAAGTTTACAATTATTGTGTtaagattttatttttgtttaattatGTAATGTTTCTAAAGTGTGTAGATTACTGGAAAAAGTAATTTTACATCAATTTCATTAATGAGCGAGTAAACGTAGCATTTTGAGATTACTTCTGTAATGTAAAgcgcattataaataaaatgaattattgttattattattattagctctGCTTCCATTTGCTGATGTTTTATTCAGGATCAGATATAAATGAAATGACTGGAGTGATGACTAATGAGCTGATAagagttaaccctctggaggcaggcgttgcagatgtgcaatgttaaaacctacctacctggttactctacatacgtatttcatgagcattttttaacccagaagcacccctgaaggactcagttgtttgtccttttgtaaaaacttactttgagcctgagagggttaaactggTTTGAAAATAACAGATTGTCTCTGAATCTTGCATCAATAAAAACGGATGGGATGGAGATCAAAAGGCTAAAATTATTAGGAGTCGCGTTTGATGGAAGTCGTTTATAGGTTATATTAAAGGTAAAATTTCCATTTTCCTTCTGAGAATTACATAAAGTAAAACGTTACGTCAAATATCCAGATCCCAAAGGTGATCAAATGAACCTGAAAGGTTGAATATGAATGTAATGTTGCTGATTTGATCAAATACGatattttcttctatctgcttctttttattcagtttgttttttgttgctttggttgttctgttgttttttaaTTGATTTCGTTTTGAAGGAATACAATAAAAAAGGACTGAACAATAAATTGTGAAAGAGCTTTTGTGACCACAtgatggcgccagtgttcggttcACAAGGGCTGCTGAGGCTGGCCTGACAGGAGCCTTAACATTACCTTTGACTCCCTGTAGGTGACTGAATTAGTAGCGTTAAAGGTCTAAGTGG from Nothobranchius furzeri strain GRZ-AD chromosome 18, NfurGRZ-RIMD1, whole genome shotgun sequence harbors:
- the hspb9 gene encoding heat shock protein beta-9, whose amino-acid sequence is MASRFAALSNLFDVDSLLSQEQLLWPLHHEALSSVQKNFFNQRAKMAESLCRELFHGPQLLSFNPFSVMHSTLARQSDDRELDSDSTEQHEDTSDKKVDLLVTLDARGYAPNDITVKLDGRSLAITAIKQTGEEEIQSCSSSSSSASCSSSASAQMSFVQNINLPAHLDLCRLSCCLMDDGQLRIHAPVNKQPINKEHTVPTRYRTSLEFPITKDDEALKD